Proteins encoded in a region of the Mycobacterium branderi genome:
- a CDS encoding ANTAR domain-containing response regulator, translating to MTGSTTDAAAPAPRRVLIAEDEALIRMDLSEMLREEGYDIVGEAGDGQEAVELAEQLKPDLVIMDVKMPRRDGIDAASEIATKRIAPIVVLTAFSQRDLVERARDAGAMAYLVKPFTASDLVPAIELALSRFSEISALEREVETLSDRLETRKLVERAKGLLQAKQGMTEPEAFKWIQRAAMDRRTTMKRVAEVVLETLDTPKDAPSSG from the coding sequence ATGACCGGCTCAACGACCGATGCGGCTGCTCCCGCCCCGCGCCGGGTACTGATCGCCGAGGACGAGGCCCTCATCCGGATGGACCTCTCCGAGATGCTGCGCGAAGAGGGCTACGACATCGTCGGCGAGGCCGGCGACGGCCAGGAGGCCGTCGAACTGGCCGAACAGCTCAAGCCCGACCTGGTGATCATGGACGTGAAGATGCCGCGACGCGACGGCATCGACGCCGCGTCGGAGATCGCGACCAAACGCATCGCGCCGATCGTGGTGTTGACCGCGTTCAGCCAGCGAGATCTGGTGGAGCGGGCCCGCGACGCCGGCGCCATGGCCTACCTGGTCAAGCCGTTCACCGCCAGCGATCTGGTGCCGGCCATTGAATTGGCCCTCAGCAGGTTCAGCGAGATCAGCGCGCTCGAACGCGAAGTGGAGACACTGTCCGACCGGCTGGAAACCCGCAAGCTCGTCGAACGGGCCAAGGGCCTGCTACAGGCCAAGCAGGGCATGACCGAGCCCGAGGCGTTCAAGTGGATCCAGCGGGCCGCGATGGACCGCCGCACCACGATGAAGCGGGTCGCTGAAGTCGTGCTGGAGACGCTCGACACGCCAAAAGACGCGCCGTCGTCGGGTTAG
- a CDS encoding HdeD family acid-resistance protein — protein sequence MQPNVVPNLLPHLWKSTLVSGILALALGILVLVWPGVSILVAAIIFGAYLLVTGIAQVFFAFSLHVSAGGRVLLFISGAASLILAVLCFRSLYDSILLLAIWIGVGFIFRGVATAISAISDPALPGRGWEIFLGVISLLAGIVLIASPFESIGILALVVGIWLVVIGVFEIVSAFGIRRASKDLTKAISGEAPGAI from the coding sequence ATGCAACCTAACGTTGTTCCGAATTTGTTGCCGCATCTGTGGAAATCGACTCTGGTCTCGGGCATTTTGGCGTTGGCCCTTGGCATTCTCGTGTTGGTGTGGCCGGGAGTCAGCATTCTGGTGGCCGCCATCATCTTCGGGGCTTACCTGCTGGTGACCGGGATTGCGCAGGTTTTCTTCGCGTTCAGCCTGCATGTCTCCGCCGGCGGCCGGGTGCTGTTGTTCATCAGCGGCGCCGCATCGCTGATTTTGGCGGTGCTGTGTTTCCGCAGCCTCTACGATTCAATTCTGCTGCTGGCCATCTGGATCGGCGTCGGCTTCATCTTTCGCGGTGTCGCGACGGCGATTTCGGCGATCAGCGATCCCGCTTTGCCTGGCCGCGGCTGGGAGATTTTCCTCGGTGTCATCAGCCTGTTGGCCGGCATCGTGCTGATCGCGTCGCCGTTCGAGTCCATCGGGATTCTTGCTCTGGTCGTCGGCATCTGGCTCGTGGTCATCGGCGTGTTCGAGATCGTGTCGGCGTTCGGCATCCGCCGAGCCTCCAAAGACCTCACCAAAGCGATCTCGGGTGAGGCACCCGGCGCGATCTGA
- a CDS encoding adenylate/guanylate cyclase domain-containing protein — MAAKRRGAPPERSRTPDCVAAVRTQSRARTQHYVDSVARRLRVLKITAWIGAAVLVGFAVLELFSVHTATWIPIFQLVVAAIYVMTPMLYRFGELVAPLTFVGFGYATIFLLCWTVGTGSGLQYYFLVAATLVVLTLGIEHIILAATLAGIGAALAITVEFLVPYDTGVQPRWAQTTGFVVTIASACIMVVATVWYALREIARAEAVMEAEYERSETLLANIMPASIAARLKDPARTVIADKYDEASVLFADIAGFTERASDTNPDELVRFLDRLYTEFDALVDKYRLEKIKVSGDSYMVVSGVPWPRRDHVEALAQLALDMNDAVADLKDAQGRPIPLRIGLATGPVVAGVVGSRRFFYDVWGDAVNVASRMESTDAVGRIQVPEPVYERLKDDFLLEERGDVAVKGKGVMRTWYLVGRRPDGDSGGRRAAASQPAGV; from the coding sequence GTGGCGGCTAAGAGGCGCGGTGCGCCGCCCGAACGTTCACGAACGCCGGACTGTGTCGCCGCGGTGCGGACTCAATCGCGCGCCCGCACCCAGCACTACGTCGACAGCGTCGCACGACGACTGCGGGTGCTCAAGATCACCGCGTGGATCGGCGCGGCCGTGCTCGTGGGCTTCGCAGTCCTCGAGCTCTTCTCGGTTCACACCGCTACCTGGATCCCCATCTTCCAACTCGTCGTCGCTGCGATCTACGTGATGACCCCGATGCTGTACCGCTTCGGCGAACTCGTCGCGCCGCTGACTTTCGTGGGCTTCGGATACGCGACGATCTTTCTTCTCTGTTGGACCGTAGGCACGGGTTCGGGCCTGCAGTACTACTTTCTGGTCGCCGCGACGCTGGTGGTACTCACGCTCGGCATCGAACACATCATTTTGGCGGCGACGTTGGCCGGCATCGGCGCCGCGCTGGCGATCACCGTCGAGTTCTTGGTGCCGTATGACACCGGCGTACAGCCGCGCTGGGCGCAGACAACGGGATTCGTCGTCACGATTGCTTCCGCGTGCATCATGGTCGTCGCGACGGTGTGGTACGCGCTACGCGAAATCGCCCGCGCCGAAGCCGTCATGGAAGCCGAATACGAAAGATCCGAGACACTGCTGGCCAACATCATGCCGGCCAGCATCGCGGCCCGGCTGAAGGACCCGGCCCGCACCGTGATCGCCGACAAGTACGACGAAGCCTCCGTGTTGTTCGCCGACATCGCCGGGTTCACCGAGCGGGCCAGCGACACGAATCCCGATGAGCTGGTTCGGTTTTTGGACCGGCTCTACACCGAATTCGACGCGCTGGTCGACAAATACAGACTGGAGAAGATCAAAGTCAGCGGCGACTCCTACATGGTGGTCAGCGGTGTGCCGTGGCCGCGGCGCGACCACGTCGAGGCGCTCGCCCAGCTTGCGCTGGACATGAACGACGCGGTGGCCGACCTGAAAGACGCGCAGGGACGCCCGATTCCGCTGCGCATCGGCCTGGCCACCGGGCCCGTCGTCGCCGGCGTCGTGGGTTCTCGCCGGTTCTTTTACGACGTGTGGGGCGACGCCGTCAACGTCGCGTCACGAATGGAATCCACCGACGCGGTCGGACGCATCCAGGTGCCCGAGCCGGTGTACGAGCGGCTGAAAGACGACTTCCTGCTCGAGGAGCGCGGCGACGTCGCGGTCAAAGGCAAGGGTGTGATGCGCACCTGGTATCTCGTCGGCCGCAGACCCGACGGCGATTCCGGTGGGCGGCGCGCGGCGGCGTCGCAGCCGGCCGGTGTCTGA
- a CDS encoding Zn-ribbon domain-containing OB-fold protein, with the protein MSAAIRQEPAVDGWFATDDSGAPHLIGAKCPQCGTYVFPPRANNCPNPACDGDQLEQVPLSRRGTVWSYTENRYAPPPPYPSPDPFEPFAVAAVQLADEGLIVLGKVVDGTLAADLEVGMEMELTTMPLFTDDDGVERITYGWRRA; encoded by the coding sequence GTGTCAGCAGCTATCCGCCAGGAACCGGCCGTCGACGGCTGGTTCGCGACCGACGACTCCGGCGCGCCGCATCTGATCGGCGCGAAATGCCCGCAGTGCGGCACCTATGTGTTTCCGCCGCGGGCCAACAATTGCCCGAACCCGGCCTGCGACGGCGACCAGTTGGAGCAGGTGCCGCTGTCGCGGCGCGGCACGGTGTGGAGCTACACCGAGAACCGGTACGCCCCGCCGCCGCCGTATCCGTCGCCGGATCCGTTCGAGCCGTTCGCGGTCGCCGCGGTGCAATTGGCCGACGAAGGCCTGATCGTGCTGGGCAAGGTGGTCGACGGCACGTTGGCCGCTGACCTCGAGGTCGGCATGGAGATGGAGCTGACCACCATGCCGCTGTTCACCGACGACGACGGCGTCGAGCGGATCACGTACGGCTGGAGGCGCGCATGA
- a CDS encoding DUF488 domain-containing protein has protein sequence MLYTIGHGAKTSDELTAALRRHDIDLLVDVRSFPGSRRNPDVSKQVMPDWLAKAGIDYRHEPGLGGRRKPPDQPIPQDLWWENQQFANYAAHTRTPEFEAAYQRLLRDAGARNVAIMCGEPTWWRCHRRMIADLATRDGHPVQHIMPNGSLSEHRMSEWLTGS, from the coding sequence GTGCTGTACACCATCGGCCACGGCGCCAAAACCTCAGACGAGCTCACCGCCGCACTTCGCCGGCACGACATCGACCTCTTGGTCGACGTGCGCAGCTTCCCCGGCTCCCGGCGCAACCCCGACGTCTCCAAACAGGTCATGCCCGACTGGCTGGCCAAGGCGGGCATCGACTACCGCCACGAACCCGGCCTCGGCGGTCGTCGCAAACCGCCGGACCAGCCGATACCCCAGGATCTGTGGTGGGAAAACCAGCAGTTCGCCAACTACGCCGCCCACACCCGCACGCCCGAATTCGAGGCCGCCTACCAGCGACTCTTGCGGGACGCCGGCGCCCGCAATGTCGCCATCATGTGCGGGGAGCCGACTTGGTGGCGTTGCCATCGCCGGATGATCGCCGACCTGGCCACCCGCGACGGCCACCCGGTGCAGCACATCATGCCCAACGGATCGCTATCCGAACATCGCATGTCGGAGTGGCTGACCGGCAGTTAG
- a CDS encoding TetR/AcrR family transcriptional regulator: MRPVKRRRGRPAGSRVDPDERRAALLDAAERAIRAKGPSVGLGDVAGEAGFVRSAVYAMYPNRDALLAALSQRTAQRLLGEITTRAAGSTDLRQRMALFFDVICAWMHAEPNLYRALSGDPSSSVFEQLATAVEQMLATVFDSDHARLAAAPWSRAIVGSAVAAAEWWCRTGAMSRDALVEHLTALCWDGGAALPFKADDIKSIDSGQP; the protein is encoded by the coding sequence ATGCGCCCGGTCAAGCGCCGTCGTGGCCGTCCGGCCGGCTCCCGAGTGGATCCCGACGAGCGGCGCGCCGCGCTGCTCGACGCGGCCGAGCGGGCAATCCGTGCCAAGGGGCCGTCGGTGGGCCTGGGCGACGTCGCCGGCGAGGCCGGCTTCGTCCGGTCCGCGGTGTATGCCATGTACCCCAACCGCGACGCGCTGCTGGCGGCGCTGAGCCAACGCACCGCGCAGCGTCTGCTCGGTGAAATCACCACGCGCGCAGCCGGTTCCACGGATCTTCGGCAGCGGATGGCGTTGTTCTTCGACGTCATCTGCGCGTGGATGCACGCCGAGCCCAACCTGTACCGCGCGCTCAGCGGCGACCCGTCGAGCAGTGTCTTCGAGCAACTTGCCACTGCGGTGGAGCAGATGCTGGCGACGGTGTTCGACTCCGACCATGCCCGCCTGGCGGCCGCCCCCTGGTCGCGGGCCATCGTGGGATCCGCGGTGGCCGCCGCCGAATGGTGGTGCCGCACCGGGGCCATGTCGCGCGACGCACTCGTCGAGCACCTCACGGCGTTGTGCTGGGACGGCGGCGCCGCGCTGCCGTTCAAAGCGGACGACATCAAGAGTATTGACAGCGGCCAGCCATAA
- a CDS encoding lipid-transfer protein: MSEPVYILGAGMHPWGKWGRDFTEYGVVAARAALAEAGLDWRQIQLVAGADTIRNGYPGFVAGSTFAQKLGWNGVPVSSSYAACASGSQALQSARAQILAGFCDVALVIGADTTPKGFFAPVGGERKNDPDWQRFHLIGATNPVYFALLARRRMDLYGATLEDFAQVKVKNARHGLQNPNARYRKEVSIDDVLASAVVADPLRLLDICATSDGAAALIVASKSFAEKHLGSVAGVPSVRAVSTVTPRYPQHLPELPDIATDSTAVVPAPERVFKDQILDAAYAEAGIGPEDLSLAEVYDLSTALELDWYEHLGLCPKGEAEGLLRSGATTIGGRIPVNPSGGLACFGEAIPAQAIAQVCELTWQLRGQATGRQVEGAKVGVTANQGLFGHGSSVIVAR; the protein is encoded by the coding sequence ATGAGCGAGCCGGTCTACATCCTCGGTGCGGGCATGCATCCGTGGGGCAAATGGGGCCGCGACTTCACCGAATACGGCGTGGTGGCCGCGCGCGCGGCGCTGGCCGAGGCCGGTTTGGACTGGCGGCAGATCCAGCTGGTGGCCGGAGCGGACACCATCCGCAACGGCTACCCCGGGTTCGTCGCCGGGTCGACGTTCGCGCAGAAGCTCGGATGGAACGGCGTGCCGGTGTCGTCGTCGTATGCGGCGTGCGCCAGCGGCTCGCAGGCGCTGCAGAGCGCCCGCGCGCAGATCCTGGCCGGCTTCTGCGACGTCGCGCTGGTGATCGGCGCCGACACCACGCCGAAGGGGTTCTTTGCGCCGGTCGGCGGCGAGCGCAAGAACGACCCGGACTGGCAGCGGTTCCATCTGATCGGCGCCACCAACCCGGTGTACTTCGCGCTGCTGGCGCGACGCCGGATGGACCTCTACGGCGCCACGCTCGAAGACTTCGCTCAGGTGAAAGTCAAGAACGCTCGCCACGGCTTGCAGAACCCGAATGCCCGCTACCGCAAGGAAGTATCGATCGACGACGTGCTGGCCAGCGCGGTGGTGGCCGACCCGCTGCGACTGCTGGACATCTGCGCCACCTCGGACGGGGCGGCGGCGCTGATCGTGGCCAGCAAGTCCTTCGCCGAGAAGCACCTCGGTTCAGTCGCAGGGGTGCCGTCGGTGCGGGCGGTCAGCACGGTCACTCCGCGCTACCCGCAGCACCTGCCCGAATTGCCTGACATCGCAACGGATTCCACCGCTGTCGTGCCCGCGCCCGAGCGGGTGTTCAAAGATCAGATCCTCGACGCCGCCTACGCCGAGGCCGGTATCGGGCCGGAGGACCTCAGCCTGGCCGAGGTCTACGACCTGTCCACCGCGCTCGAGCTGGACTGGTACGAGCACCTCGGACTGTGTCCCAAGGGCGAGGCCGAGGGCCTGCTGCGCAGCGGCGCGACGACGATCGGCGGCCGCATCCCGGTCAACCCGTCCGGCGGGCTGGCCTGCTTCGGTGAGGCCATCCCCGCGCAGGCGATTGCTCAGGTCTGCGAGCTGACCTGGCAGTTGCGGGGCCAGGCCACCGGCCGTCAGGTCGAGGGCGCCAAGGTCGGGGTCACCGCAAACCAGGGTTTGTTCGGCCACGGCTCGTCGGTGATCGTCGCCCGCTAA
- a CDS encoding carotenoid oxygenase family protein — translation MVLADVHTPSRYWESIVGECDVDVTEITGALPDGLVGTLYRNGSGRWNVGSSQVESVFDADGMVSAFILDGSTVRFRNRFVRTKHYLRSTAAGRVVDRGFAHQRRGGVLGNALRLPANTANTSVMVNPGQLLALWEGGPPHALDLDTLDTRGPCDLGGVLKGPVRAYSAHYTYDPIAGTKVNFGFDPYFPRIDIRGMRLRDLLAEAVPRVRLRLYETGADGVTRYLRAVPLPAMGVVHDMALTQRYAIFVVSPLRINPWALTGYQSYWDSMRFKPDTPSYFVLAPRDGSRVRVVETEPFYHWHFTNAYDDGDDVVVELPRFAPQTYDGMKNYTAHIRSDIAQLDGYGTIEDAVVLTRFRITPSDAITREPLAGFGCEFPQIDQRRSTMPHTVSYVAVQDPGRFEGQGVARVDHGTGAVQAYCPAGQMLVEPTFVPRPGGTAEDDGWLLTVGYDESQHRSRLMVLDAAHVDDGPIGEAWLPFHVPMSYHGAFTSRVARRAG, via the coding sequence ATGGTTCTGGCAGACGTTCATACCCCCTCGCGCTACTGGGAGAGCATCGTCGGCGAGTGCGACGTCGACGTGACAGAAATCACCGGCGCGCTGCCCGACGGCCTCGTCGGCACCCTGTACCGCAACGGATCCGGCCGCTGGAACGTCGGGTCTTCGCAGGTGGAAAGCGTTTTCGACGCCGACGGCATGGTCAGTGCGTTCATCCTGGACGGCTCAACCGTGCGGTTTCGCAACCGGTTCGTGCGCACCAAGCACTACCTGAGGTCGACCGCGGCTGGGCGCGTGGTGGATCGCGGCTTCGCCCACCAGCGACGCGGAGGCGTGCTGGGCAATGCGCTGCGACTGCCGGCCAACACCGCCAACACCAGCGTCATGGTCAACCCCGGCCAGTTGCTGGCGCTGTGGGAGGGCGGGCCGCCGCATGCGCTGGATCTCGACACCCTCGACACCCGCGGCCCGTGCGACCTTGGCGGGGTCCTCAAAGGGCCGGTTCGGGCGTATTCGGCGCACTACACCTACGACCCGATCGCGGGCACCAAGGTCAACTTCGGCTTCGACCCGTACTTCCCGCGCATCGACATCCGCGGGATGCGGCTGCGCGACCTGCTCGCCGAGGCGGTGCCCCGGGTGCGCTTGCGGCTGTACGAGACCGGCGCGGACGGCGTGACCCGTTATCTTCGGGCGGTGCCGTTGCCGGCGATGGGCGTCGTGCACGACATGGCGCTGACTCAGCGCTACGCGATCTTCGTGGTGTCGCCGCTGCGGATCAATCCGTGGGCATTGACGGGCTACCAATCCTATTGGGATTCCATGCGTTTCAAGCCCGATACGCCGTCGTACTTCGTGTTGGCCCCGCGCGACGGAAGCCGGGTCCGGGTGGTCGAGACCGAACCGTTCTACCACTGGCATTTCACCAACGCCTACGACGACGGCGACGACGTCGTCGTCGAACTGCCGCGGTTCGCACCGCAGACCTACGACGGCATGAAGAACTACACCGCGCACATTCGCTCGGACATCGCGCAACTCGACGGCTACGGAACGATCGAGGACGCGGTGGTACTGACCCGGTTCCGGATCACGCCGTCGGACGCGATCACCCGTGAGCCGCTGGCCGGCTTCGGCTGCGAGTTTCCGCAGATCGACCAGCGGCGCTCGACGATGCCGCACACGGTGTCCTACGTGGCGGTGCAGGACCCGGGCCGATTTGAGGGCCAAGGCGTCGCTCGGGTCGATCACGGCACCGGCGCGGTTCAGGCCTACTGCCCGGCCGGGCAAATGCTGGTGGAGCCGACGTTCGTGCCCCGACCGGGCGGCACCGCGGAGGACGACGGCTGGCTGCTCACCGTCGGATATGACGAATCGCAGCATCGCAGCAGGTTGATGGTGCTTGACGCGGCCCATGTCGACGACGGGCCGATCGGTGAGGCGTGGCTGCCGTTCCACGTCCCGATGAGCTATCACGGGGCGTTCACCAGCCGAGTCGCACGCCGTGCGGGCTGA
- the polA gene encoding DNA polymerase I — translation MLLDGNSLAFRAFYALPAENFKTAGGLTTNAVYGFTAMLINLLRDESPTHVAAAFDVSRQTFRSDRYPEYKANRTSTPDEFHGQIDVTKEVLAALGITVLAEPGFEADDIIATLATQAEKEGYRVLVVTGDRDSLQLVSEDVTVLYPRKGVSELTRFTPDAVVEKYGLTPKQYPDFAALRGDPSDNLPGIPGVGEKTATKWIAEYGSLQALVDNVDTVKGKVGDALRAHLAGVVRNRELTELIREVPLAQTPDTLRMQPWDRDQIHRLFDHLEFRVLRDRLFETLAAVEPEVDEGFDVRGGALEPGTVGQWLAEHAGDGRRCGLAVVGTNVPYDGDTTALAVAAADGDGAYVDTATLTPDDEAALAAWLADHDKPKALHEAKLAIHDLAGRGWTLNGITSDTALAAYLVRPGQRSFTLDDLSLRYLRRELRAETPEQQQLSLLDDTDGVDDQAVQTTILRAQAVADLADALDAELARIDSQALLADMELPVQGVLAGMEAAGIAVDLDQLSSLQSQFGDAIRDAAEAAYAVIGKQINLGSPKQLQVVLFDELEMPKTKRTKTGYTTDADALQSLFDKTGHPFLQHLLAHRDVTRLKVTVDGLLNSVAADGRIHTTFNQTIAATGRLSSTEPNLQNIPIRTDAGRQIRDAFVVGAGYGELMTADYSQIEMRIMAHLSGDEGLIEAFRTGEDLHSFVASRAFGVPIDEVTGELRRRVKAMSYGLAYGLSAYGLSQQLKISTEEAKEQMDAYFARFGGVRDYLHAVVEQARKDGYTSTVLGRRRYLPELDSSNRQVREAAERAALNAPIQGSAADIIKVAMIEVDKALKASRLTSRMLLQVHDELLFEVADGEREQLEALVRDKMCGAYPLDVPLEVSLGYGRTWDAAAH, via the coding sequence ATGCTGCTGGACGGCAATTCGCTGGCGTTCCGGGCGTTCTACGCACTGCCGGCGGAGAACTTCAAGACCGCGGGCGGACTGACCACCAACGCGGTGTACGGGTTCACCGCGATGTTAATCAACCTGCTGCGCGACGAGTCGCCGACGCATGTGGCCGCCGCGTTCGACGTGTCGCGGCAGACGTTTCGCTCCGATCGCTACCCGGAGTACAAGGCCAACCGCACGTCGACCCCTGACGAGTTTCACGGCCAGATCGACGTCACCAAGGAAGTCCTTGCCGCCCTGGGCATTACGGTGCTCGCCGAACCCGGTTTCGAGGCCGACGACATCATTGCCACCCTGGCCACCCAGGCCGAAAAAGAGGGCTACCGGGTGCTGGTGGTCACCGGCGACCGCGACTCGCTGCAACTCGTCAGCGAGGACGTGACGGTGCTTTATCCGCGTAAGGGTGTGAGCGAGTTGACCCGGTTCACCCCGGACGCCGTCGTCGAAAAGTACGGGCTGACGCCCAAGCAGTATCCCGACTTCGCCGCCCTGCGTGGCGATCCCAGTGACAACCTGCCCGGCATCCCCGGGGTGGGGGAGAAGACGGCGACCAAGTGGATCGCCGAATACGGCTCACTGCAGGCGCTGGTGGACAACGTCGACACCGTCAAGGGCAAGGTGGGCGACGCGCTCCGCGCGCATCTGGCCGGCGTGGTGCGCAACCGCGAGCTCACCGAGCTCATCCGCGAGGTGCCGCTGGCGCAGACTCCCGACACGCTGCGTATGCAGCCGTGGGACCGCGACCAGATCCATCGGCTGTTCGACCACCTGGAGTTCCGGGTGCTGCGGGACCGGCTGTTCGAGACGCTGGCCGCCGTCGAGCCCGAGGTCGACGAGGGATTCGACGTGCGCGGCGGCGCGCTGGAGCCCGGCACGGTCGGGCAGTGGCTGGCCGAGCATGCCGGCGACGGGAGGCGCTGCGGGCTGGCGGTGGTCGGTACGAACGTTCCCTACGACGGCGACACCACCGCGCTGGCCGTCGCCGCCGCCGACGGTGACGGCGCCTACGTCGACACCGCCACGCTGACCCCCGACGACGAGGCCGCGCTCGCCGCCTGGCTCGCCGACCACGACAAGCCGAAGGCGCTGCACGAGGCCAAGCTGGCCATCCACGACCTGGCCGGGCGCGGCTGGACCCTAAACGGCATCACGTCCGACACCGCGCTGGCCGCCTACCTGGTCCGGCCGGGCCAGCGCAGCTTCACCCTTGACGACCTGTCGCTGCGCTACCTGCGCCGCGAGCTACGTGCGGAAACCCCTGAGCAGCAGCAACTTTCGCTACTCGACGACACCGATGGCGTCGACGACCAGGCGGTGCAGACCACAATTCTGCGGGCGCAGGCCGTCGCCGACTTAGCCGACGCGCTGGACGCCGAGCTGGCCCGCATCGACTCGCAGGCCTTGCTGGCCGACATGGAACTGCCGGTGCAAGGTGTGCTGGCGGGCATGGAAGCCGCCGGCATCGCCGTCGATCTCGACCAATTGTCCTCGCTGCAAAGCCAATTCGGCGACGCGATCCGCGACGCCGCCGAGGCCGCCTACGCGGTGATCGGCAAGCAGATCAACCTCGGCTCACCCAAGCAACTGCAAGTGGTGCTGTTCGACGAGCTGGAGATGCCGAAAACCAAGCGCACCAAAACCGGATACACCACCGACGCGGACGCCCTGCAGTCGTTGTTCGACAAGACCGGTCACCCGTTCCTGCAGCATCTGCTGGCTCATCGCGACGTCACCCGGCTCAAGGTCACTGTCGACGGACTTCTGAATTCCGTTGCCGCCGATGGCCGTATCCACACCACGTTCAACCAGACCATCGCGGCCACCGGCCGGTTGTCGTCGACCGAACCGAACCTGCAGAACATCCCGATCCGCACCGACGCGGGCCGCCAGATCCGCGACGCGTTCGTGGTGGGCGCGGGCTACGGCGAGCTGATGACCGCCGACTACAGCCAGATCGAGATGCGGATCATGGCCCACCTTTCCGGCGACGAAGGGCTGATCGAGGCGTTCCGCACCGGCGAGGATCTGCACTCCTTCGTCGCCTCGCGCGCCTTCGGCGTGCCGATCGACGAGGTGACCGGCGAGCTGCGGCGCCGAGTCAAGGCGATGTCCTACGGGCTGGCCTACGGGCTGAGCGCCTACGGCCTGTCGCAGCAGCTGAAGATCTCCACCGAAGAAGCCAAGGAGCAAATGGACGCCTACTTCGCCCGGTTCGGCGGCGTCCGCGACTACCTGCATGCCGTCGTCGAGCAGGCCCGCAAGGACGGCTACACCTCGACCGTGCTGGGCCGGCGACGCTACCTGCCCGAGCTCGACAGCAGCAACCGCCAAGTCCGCGAGGCCGCCGAGCGGGCCGCGCTCAACGCCCCGATCCAGGGCAGCGCCGCCGACATCATCAAGGTGGCGATGATCGAGGTGGACAAGGCGCTCAAAGCGTCCCGGCTCACGTCGCGCATGCTGCTGCAGGTCCACGACGAGCTGCTGTTCGAGGTGGCCGACGGGGAGCGCGAACAGCTCGAGGCGCTGGTGCGCGACAAGATGTGCGGCGCCTACCCGCTCGACGTGCCGCTCGAGGTGTCGCTGGGCTACGGCCGCACCTGGGACGCAGCGGCGCACTGA